One Agrococcus jenensis genomic region harbors:
- a CDS encoding aldehyde dehydrogenase (NADP(+)): MSIVQVEQPVSLTGDLFVAGERRQGSAGVVRGIAAATGAPLEPAFGLATRADAADAAAAAADAAPVLRAAPRATRSALLRAIADGLDARAEELVARAALETGLPQPRLVGEVARTSGQLRLFAALVDSGLSEGVRIDPAQPDRAPAPRPELRQRRLPLGPVVVFGASNFPFAFSNAGSDVASALAAGCPVIVKSHQAHPGVAELVSAVIAAAVRDLGLPAGTYQALLGSGREVGTALVEDPRVRAVGFTGSRSGGLALMEAARTRPVPIPVYAEMSSVNPVIVLPSAATAERGRAFVDSLLLGAGQFCTNPGLVLVPVGEAGEAFVSAAAEAIRGRDGQVMLTDGIRDAYVAGRDALAGRAVRVAEGSEGERAPAASLMEASAAELLTEPALADEVFGASGLVLRYGDADGLLRALQALEGQLTATVHIDLATAPDAERALGAQLIEALEELAGRIVVNGWPTGVEVGHAIVHGGPFPATSDGRSTSVGTLAIERFQRAVAYQDVPESLLPEALRDVAVAAVPRLVDGAVVLP; encoded by the coding sequence ATGAGCATCGTGCAGGTGGAGCAGCCAGTGTCGCTCACGGGTGACCTGTTCGTCGCGGGGGAGCGCCGGCAGGGGAGCGCGGGCGTCGTCCGTGGCATCGCCGCCGCCACGGGTGCTCCGCTCGAGCCCGCCTTCGGCCTGGCGACCCGCGCCGATGCGGCCGACGCCGCCGCCGCTGCAGCCGACGCCGCGCCGGTGCTGCGCGCGGCACCGCGAGCGACCCGCAGCGCGCTGCTGCGCGCCATCGCCGATGGGCTCGACGCCCGCGCCGAGGAGCTCGTCGCGCGCGCCGCGCTCGAGACGGGGCTGCCGCAGCCGAGGCTCGTCGGCGAGGTCGCCAGGACCAGCGGACAGCTGCGCCTCTTCGCTGCGCTCGTCGACTCGGGGCTCTCAGAGGGCGTGCGCATCGACCCGGCGCAGCCCGACCGCGCGCCCGCGCCTCGGCCCGAGCTGCGGCAGCGGCGCCTGCCCCTCGGGCCGGTGGTCGTCTTCGGCGCCAGCAACTTCCCCTTCGCGTTCTCGAACGCCGGTAGCGACGTCGCCTCCGCGCTCGCGGCGGGATGCCCGGTGATCGTCAAGTCGCACCAGGCGCATCCGGGCGTCGCGGAGCTCGTCTCCGCGGTGATCGCCGCCGCGGTGCGCGACCTCGGGCTTCCGGCCGGCACCTACCAGGCGCTCCTCGGCTCAGGGCGAGAGGTCGGCACGGCGCTCGTCGAGGACCCGCGGGTGCGGGCGGTCGGCTTCACCGGCTCGCGCTCCGGGGGTCTCGCGCTCATGGAAGCAGCACGCACCCGGCCCGTGCCGATCCCGGTCTACGCCGAGATGAGCAGCGTGAACCCGGTCATCGTGCTGCCCTCCGCCGCGACCGCCGAGCGAGGCCGCGCCTTCGTCGACTCGCTGCTGCTCGGCGCCGGCCAGTTCTGCACGAACCCCGGCCTGGTGCTCGTGCCGGTGGGCGAGGCGGGGGAGGCGTTCGTCTCCGCTGCCGCCGAGGCCATCCGTGGGCGCGACGGGCAGGTCATGCTCACCGACGGCATCCGCGACGCGTACGTCGCCGGGCGCGACGCGCTCGCGGGCCGCGCCGTGCGCGTCGCCGAGGGCTCCGAGGGCGAGCGAGCGCCGGCGGCGAGCCTGATGGAGGCATCGGCCGCCGAGCTGCTCACCGAGCCGGCGCTCGCCGACGAGGTGTTCGGCGCGAGCGGGCTCGTGCTGCGCTACGGGGACGCCGACGGGCTCCTCCGCGCGCTGCAGGCGCTCGAGGGACAGCTCACGGCCACCGTCCACATCGACCTCGCCACAGCACCGGACGCCGAGCGTGCGCTCGGGGCCCAGCTCATCGAGGCGCTCGAGGAGCTCGCGGGCCGCATCGTGGTGAACGGCTGGCCCACCGGCGTCGAGGTCGGTCACGCGATCGTGCACGGAGGGCCGTTCCCGGCCACCTCAGACGGCCGGTCCACGTCGGTCGGCACCCTCGCCATCGAGCGCTTCCAGCGTGCCGTGGCCTACCAGGACGTGCCCGAGTCGCTGCTGCCCGAGGCGCTCCGCGATGTCGCCGTCGCGGCCGTGCCGAGGCTCGTCGACGGCGCGGTCGTGCTGCCCTGA
- the kdgD gene encoding 5-dehydro-4-deoxyglucarate dehydratase, translating into MHASHQELASRLGDGLLSFPITTFDAAGDLDAEHYREHVAWLSQHDVSGLFAAGGTGEFFSLTPDEVADTIRLALDASGGAVPILAPAGGSTRSAQQHARIAEDAGAAGLLLFPPYLTEASQEGLRDHIRAVASSTRLPVIVYGRANAVLEPDTLERLADECPNLIGYKDGIGDLERMTRIVATVGDRLLYVGGLPTAETFALPYLELGVTTYSSAMFNFVPEFATAFYADVRAHDRAAVTRRLKEFVLPYLEIRDRGRGYAVSIVKAGVDAIGRYGGPVRPPLSELRPDERQDLAALIARVAQPVVA; encoded by the coding sequence ATGCACGCATCGCACCAGGAACTGGCGAGCAGGCTCGGCGACGGGCTGCTCTCGTTCCCCATCACCACCTTCGACGCCGCGGGCGACCTCGACGCCGAGCACTACCGCGAGCATGTCGCGTGGCTGTCGCAGCACGACGTCAGCGGCCTGTTCGCGGCCGGCGGCACGGGCGAGTTCTTCTCGCTCACGCCCGACGAGGTGGCCGACACCATCCGCCTCGCGCTCGACGCATCGGGCGGTGCCGTGCCGATCCTCGCCCCGGCGGGCGGCTCGACCCGCAGCGCGCAGCAGCACGCCCGGATCGCGGAGGACGCCGGTGCGGCGGGCCTGCTGCTCTTCCCGCCGTACCTGACCGAGGCATCGCAGGAGGGCCTCCGCGACCACATCCGCGCGGTCGCGTCGAGCACGCGCCTCCCCGTGATCGTCTACGGCCGCGCGAACGCGGTGCTGGAGCCCGACACCCTGGAGCGCCTGGCGGACGAGTGCCCCAACCTCATCGGCTACAAGGACGGCATCGGCGACCTCGAGCGGATGACGCGGATCGTCGCGACCGTCGGCGACCGCCTGCTGTACGTCGGCGGTCTGCCGACCGCCGAGACCTTCGCGCTGCCGTACCTGGAGCTCGGGGTGACGACCTACTCGTCGGCCATGTTCAACTTCGTGCCCGAGTTCGCGACCGCGTTCTACGCCGACGTGCGGGCTCACGACCGCGCAGCCGTCACGCGCCGGCTGAAGGAGTTCGTGCTGCCCTATCTCGAGATCCGCGACCGCGGCAGGGGCTACGCCGTCTCGATCGTGAAGGCAGGCGTCGACGCGATCGGTCGCTACGGCGGCCCCGTGCGCCCGCCCCTGTCCGAGCTGCGCCCCGACGAGCGGCAGGACCTCGCCGCGCTCATCGCCCGCGTCGCCCAGCCGGTCGTCGCATGA